TGGCGTGAGGGAGGAGGTGTGGTCGtgggtggtgcttcccgtgagcactgcgctaaccctagatcggaaAGGGATTTAGGTGGGGAGTCTGGCGGCGCCGTGAACCTCATACCGTGCGCCCCGGCCCCCACCACTTTATTTATAGCGCAGGTCACaagggcccaccaaccataacgggttgggcgcccccgatcagggcgcatagatcaagggcccggtgggccgttgggcccacgctgaagagatcaacctaacattctcccccttgatctcaactttcactttgactttatacttttatttgttccatcacatataggcgtgtagagcatgtctcatcgtcacagcttaattgccgatagaatcatacagccacaacacaccttttgttttgaaacaaattcatttACTTCTCGGCCTCTTATTATCCATGGATCATAGGATTTCCATCaaacccatgccggctaagtgttccttgaacacactgggtggtaagcctttcgttagcggatccgcaagcatatacttcatacttatatgctcgagacttattgtttgatcctggattttatctttcacaacataatactttatatctattgtcttggcagcattgctggacttgttgttgtgagcatagaatactgcgggctggttgtcgcagtatatctttagtggcttgtggatacaatctaccactttcaagtcgggcataaatttctttagccatatcacctgcccggtggcttcaaaacatgctatgaactctgcttgcatcgtagacgatgcaactatggtctgtttagagcttttccatgaaatagctccccctgcgagagtgaacacatacccagacgtggattttctatcatctctatctcccgcaaaatcGGCGTCTGAGTACCCTTTTATCTCGAGGGAATCAGATCGCCTATATGTCAGCATGATTTCCTTTGTGCCTTGCACATAACGCAaagctttctttgccatcttccagtgcTCTTGGCCTGGATTTTCTTGCTATCTACCGAGTACTccggtgataaaagctaagtcagggcgtGTGCACACTTGTGCGTATTGTAAACTTCCAACAGCCGAAGTATACGGTACTGTTTTCATTTCATTGAGCTCATACTGATTCTTGGGACATTGATATttcccaaaactatcgcccttgactatgggagcaggtgtggctttgctcttatgcatattatacttttggagaactttctctaaatatgctttctgtgagagtcctaagactccattcttcctgtctcggtgaatttcaatgcccaaaacatatgaagcttcaccaaggtctttcatgtcgaagtgtgaggataaaaacttctttgtctcttgtagtagaccaataccattgcttgcaagcaagatatcatccacatacaagattaggaaaatatatttcccatgtttaaacttagcataaatgcaattatcctcaacattttcttggaatccaaatcttttattggtatcattgaacttgatgtaccactgtctagaggcttgccttagcccataaatggatttctttagacggcaacctagatcttccttgccttccatgataaaacccttgggttgtttcatgtagacatcttcTTCTAAATCACCATTTAGAAACGCcgtttttacatccatttgatgcagctctaaatcaaaatgagcaactagtgccattatgattctgaaggaatccttacaagagaccggagaaaaggtctcattgtaatctatcccttctctttgtgtaaatccttttgccacaagtcgggctttatacttgtctacattcccattagagtcatactttgttttgtagacccatttgcagcctactgtctttgctcctttaggaataatctctaagtcccaaacatgattggaactcatcgatttcatctcatcttccattgcctctatccattttgatgagtgagggctttTAATGGCCTCCTCATATGTGATGGGATCACCTTCCATGTGGGTCATTTCTGTATTGTATactttataatcagtagaaatagcgggtcttcttgttctattagaccttctaagtgcctcattgtcgggcacactttctactatttcTTGCTGCACTTCCAATTCATGATCAATAACGGGTTCAGTCggctcctgaaggacaggttccgggtcttctcccgcagttgtcatggttggagttacagcgggtagtgagaaaaatgggtcttgaatcatcggaatgggtgcatgcacccttttctcctcaagatcaattttccgagctacccggctccccctcatcatctcgtcctctaagaagacagcatgtctcgtttccacaaactttgtgtatctgtctggacagtagaaacgaaaaccttttgacctatcagggtagccaatgaaatggcaactcactgtCTTTGGGTCTAACTTTCCAAgatttggattaaacattttggcctcagcAAGGCATTCCCACACTCTTAAGTGTTGTAGGGATGGCACTCTTCCTGTCCAGAGCTAgtgcggtgttttgggcaccgacttgcttggaactctgttgagaatgtgaatagcggttttaagcgcctccatccacaaTCCCAACAGAAGGTCTGAGTAACTCATCATGCTGCGTACCATATCCATGAGAGTACGGTtacgcctttcagctactccattttgctgaggctcgTCCGGCATGGAATACTGGGCAACAATGCCAGTCTCTTGCAAGAAttttgcaaaaggtccagggacttgccatatggagtgtgtcgaccgtagtactcccccaCGGTCAGACCTCACTATCTTAATCTTTTTATCAAGCTGactttcaacttcagctttgaatattttgaatttatccaatgcttcatgtcggtctttgattggataaatgtaaccgaagcgggagtaatcgtctgtgaacgttatgaatgaatcataaccatccacacttttcaccgAAAACGGTCCACAAATATCAATGTGGACAATTTCCagtgttcctgtgcttcggtttgctcctttctttatctgttttacatattttcctttaatgcaatccacgcattgttctaagtcagagaactccaactttggaagaatttcatttttgattaatctttctattctccccctggaaatatggcccaatcgacagtgccatagtttcgaggagtcgtgagttctttttcttttcttttgatcgtTGTTCGACGAAGTACTTTGTTCATTCACATTCAACACATAGGGCGCTTTTTCACATAGCGATAATAAATAAAGCTCATCATGTAGAAATGCATCCCCAACATAATCATTATGAGACCAAATGGCACATTTTCCATGTCCAAAGAAACATTGATAATCGTCTTTGTCTAAACAGGAAACCCTTATTAAGTTCCTATTACATGAAGGTACGAAAAGCACATCCCTAAGAAGAAGTTTGAAACCACCGGTTAGCTCCAAGGAGATGTCACCCACAGCTTCAACTTCGGCTTGGACACCGTTCGCAActtcaattcctcttgaatttctTGGCAAAGTTATCGTCGAACTGAATCCTTGTAAAgaatttgcaacatgaacagttgctcctgagtcaatccaccaagtagatttcataaactttgtatacaaGGATTCATTAACAAAAGAAACTATATCTTTACCTCTCTTAGCCATGAAGGTCTTTAGAAAAACAGGGCAATCCTTCTTGTAGTGCCCCTTCTCCTTACAGTGGACGCAAGTTTCCCTGTCCACTGGAATGTGCCTATGCTGATAATGGACAGGAGctttgccattgccattgccattgccctGTGGCTTGGAGGGAGAAGCTTTGTTGGGTGGAAagcccttcttcttttccttcacatagttaAGAGAGCCACCATGTGAGGCCttaatcctctcctcctcctgagTGCACATTGCGATGACCTTTTCTATGTCCCAAGTCTCGGGCTGCATGTTGTAGTTGACAACAAAGGTCTCGAACTCCTTAGGCAAAGAAGCCATCACCAGGTGGACAAGGAGGGCTGGTTTTATCTCCAGATCCGCATTCATAGGTTTGAGCTTAGCCGCCGTGTGGCTCATCCTAAGAATGTGCTCCCTTATGCCATGGCCACCACCATGGTAGCTCTCTGTCACGAGTTGTTTGATCAACTGGGTGGCATACATCTTAGAAGAGCGAGTAAACTGACTCTTTATCTTGTTCAGCATTTCTTTTGCCGTAGGGCAATCAGCAATTGATCCCACGATAGTGGTCTCAATGGTGTTCTTTATAAACGCCAaacatttcttgttggcatttaACCATAGCCTGTTGTTGATGGAGTGGGACATCACCTCTTTTTCATAATTTCCTTGCCTTTTGTCCCAgctctcatcatcctcatcagcctCTCTGACTGGGTCTGCAGGTGCAGCTGGTTGTGGTTCCTCCAGAATCCAGTCCACTCTGCAATGCAGAGGGCCAtgtccaccttcttcctccactcagagtagttgTTGCCCCTGAGTGTCGGAATTTCCTTGAGGCAGCTCATCAGATGGAAACCTCCTGAAATCACCAAATAAGCGAAGTcagtactgttggaaatatgccctagaggcaataataaattagttattattatatttcttagttcatgataatcgtttattatccatgctataattgtattgattggaaacacaatacttgtgtggatacatagacaaaacactgtccctagtaagcctctagttgactagctcgttgatcaaagatggtcaaggtttcctggccataggcaagtgttgtcacttgataacgggatcacatcattaggagaatcatgtgatggactagacccaaactaatagacgtagcatgttgatcgtgtcattttgttgctactgttttctgcgtgtcaagtatttgttcctatgaccatgagatcatataactcacggacaccggaggaatgctttgtgtgtatcaaacgtcgcaacgtaactgggtgactataaagatgctctacaggtatcttcgaaggtgttcgttgagttagtatagatcgagactgggatttgtcactccgtgtgacggagaggtatctcggggcccactcggtaatacaacatcacacacaagccttgcaagcaatgtaacttaatgtaagttgcgggatcttgtattacgaaacgagtaaagagacttgccggtaaacgagattgaaataggtatgcggatactaacgatcgaatctcgggcaagtaacataccgaaggacaaagggaatgacatacgggattatatgaatccttggcactgaggttcaaacgataagatcttcgtagaatatgtaggatccaatatgggcatccaggtcccgctattggatattgaccgaggagtctctcgggtcatgtctacatagttctcgaacccgcagggtctgcacacttaaggttcgacgttgttttatgcgtatttgagttatatggttggttaccgaatgttgttcggagtcccggatgagatcacggacgtcacgagggtttccggaatggtccggaaacgaagattgatatataggatgacctcatttggttaccggaaggttttcgtgcattaccggaaaagtttcgggctcatcggtagtgtaccgggagtgccgggaggggtgccggggaccatcgggaggggtgtcacgccccaaggggtctcatgggctatgggaagagataaaccagcccctagtgggctggaataagttcccactaaggcccataaggtttgagaaggaaaaaacacaaggtggaaagagtttccaagtgggaaggtggaatcctactccaagtaggattggagtaggactcctccacctccaatttcggccaaacctttaggttttgaggctgcctcctcccctccctcccacctatatatacggaggttttagggctgatttgagacgacttttccacggcagcccgaccacatacctccacggtttttcctctagatcgcgtttctgcagagctcgggcggagccctgctgagacaaggtcatcaccaacctccggagtgccgtcacgctgccggagaactcttctacctctccgtctctcttgctggatcaagaaggccgagatcatcgtcgagctgtacgtgtgctgaacgcggaggtgccgtccgttcggtactagatcgtgggactgctcgcgggattattcgcggggcggatcgagggacgtgaggacgttccactacatcaaccgcgttcactaacgcttctgctgtacgatctacaagggtacgtagatcactcatcccctctcgtagatggacatcaccatgataggtcttcgtgcgcgtaggaaaatttttgtttcccatgcgacgttccccaacagtggcatcatgagctaggttcatgcgtagatgtcttctcgagtagaacacaaaagtttttgtgggcggtgatgtgtgttttgctgccctccttagtcttttcttgattccgcggtattgttggattgaagcggcttggaccgacattactcgtacgcttacgagagactggtttcatcgctacgagtaaccccgttgctcaaagatgactggcaagtgtcggtttctccaactttagttgaatcggatttgacagaggaggtccttggatgaggttaaatagcaactcatatatctccgttgtggtgtttgcgtaagtaagatgcgatcctactagatacccatggtcaccacgtaaaacatgcaacaacaaaattagaggacgtctaacttgtttttgcagggtatgcttgtgatgtgatatggccaatgatgtgatgtgatatattggatgtatgagatgatcatgttgtaatagataatatcgacttgcacgtcgatggtacggcaaccggcaggagccatagggttgtctttaaactaacgtttgtgcttgcagatgcgtttactattttgctaggatgtagctttagtagtaatagcatgtgtagcacgacaaccccgatggagacacgttgatggagatcatgatgatggagatcatggtgtgacgccggtgaccagaagatcgtgccggtgctttggtgatggagatcaagaagcacgtgatgatggccatatcatgtcacttataaattgcatgtgatgttaatccttttatgcaccttattttgcttagaacgacggtagcattatgaggtgatctctcactaaaatttcaagacgaaattgtgttctccccgactgtgcaccgttgctacagttcgtcgtttcgagacaccacgtgatgatcgggtgtgatagactcaacgttcacatacaacgggtgcaaaacagttgcgcacgcggaacactcgggttaagcttgacgagcctagcatgtgcagacatggcctcggaacacatgagaccgaaaggtcgagcatgaatcgtatagttgatatgattagcatagagatgcttaccactgaaattattctcgactcacgtgatgatcggacttgagatagtggatttggatcatgtaccactcaaatgactagagagatgtactttttgagtgggagttcttaagtaatatgattaattgaactaattgtcatgaacatagtctaatggtctttgcgaattacgatgtagcttgcgctatagctctactgttttatatgttcctagagaaaatttagttgaaagttgatagtagcaaactttgcagactgagtctgtaaaaccgaggattgtccgcgttgctgcacagaaggcttatgtccttaatgcaccactcggtgtgctgcacctcgagcgtcgtctgtggatgctgtgaacatccgacatacacgtttctgatgactacacgatagttcagtacaaaaatacttaatggcttagaagcaaggcgccgaaaacgttgtaaaacgtcacggaacataagtgatgttctaaagagatgaaatcgtgatttcatgcttgtgcccttgttaagaggtacgagacctccgacaagattctttgtccacaaagcacaggagaaaaggctcaatcgttgagcatgtgctcagattgtctgagtacgacaatcgcttgaatcaagtgggagttaatcttccagatgagatagtgatagttctccaaagtcactgccaccaagctgtgagagcttcgtgatgaactataacatatcaaggatacatacaatgatccttgagtgattcgcgatgtttgacactgcgaaagtagaaatcaagaaggagcatcaatagttgatggtttgtaaaaccactaagtttcaagaaaggcaagggctagaagggatacttcgtgaaacggcaaaacagttgctgcactaatgaagagacccaagattaaacccaaatccgagactaagtgcttctgtaatgaggggaacagtcactgaggcggagcaactctagatacttggtagataagaaggctggcaaaagtcgaaagaagtgtatttgatatacatgatgttgatgtgtactttactagtactcctagtagcacgagggtattggataccggttcggttgctaagtgattagtgacgcgaaatgaaagctacggcataaacggagactagctaaaggcgaggtgacgatacgtgttggaagtgtttccaagattgatatgatcaaacgtcgcacgctccctctaccatcaggattggtgttaaacctaaataattgttatttggtgcttgcgttaagcatgaacatgattggatcgtgtttattgcaatacgattattcatttaaagagaataatggttactctattttcttgaataatcaccttcaatggtttattgaatctcgatcgtagtgttacacatgttcatgatattggtgccaaaagatacgagttgatgatgatagtaccacttacttgtgccactgccgcttgagtcatgttagtataaattgcatgaagaggctccatgctgatggatctttgtactcacctgatttcgaatcactagtgacatgcgaatcataccacatgagcaaggccttgttttcattgagatgaaataagatagtaacttgttggaagtgatacattttcatgtatgcagtccaatgggtgctgaggcacgcagtggatatcattatgttcttacttcactgacgatttgagtggatacaggagtatttacttaatgaatcacaagtctaaaatgttgaaaagttcaatttcgtttcagagtgaagttcgtcgtaacaagaggataaactgtctacgatatgatcatggaaatgaatatctgagttacgagttttggtacacagttaagacaatgtggaaattgtttcgcagttcatgccacctggaacatcatagtgtgatgatgtgtctgaacgtcatagccacgcactatttggtatggtgcatactatgatgtctcttatcgaattaccactatcgtttatgggttatgcattagagacaaccgcactcactttaaatagggcaccgcgtatttccgttgagatgacacagtatagactgaggtttagagaaatctaaactgtcgtttcttgaaagtttggggtttcgacacttatgtgaaaaagtttcagtctgataagctcgaacccaaagcggataaatgcatcttcataggatatccaaacagttgggtacatctcctatctcagatccgaaagcaaagtgtttgtttctagaaacggatcctttctcgaggaaaggtttctctcgaaagaattgagtggga
This genomic stretch from Hordeum vulgare subsp. vulgare chromosome 6H, MorexV3_pseudomolecules_assembly, whole genome shotgun sequence harbors:
- the LOC123405017 gene encoding uncharacterized protein LOC123405017, which codes for MSHSINNRLWLNANKKCLAFIKNTIETTIVGSIADCPTAKEMLNKIKSQFTRSSKMYATQLIKQLVTESYHGGGHGIREHILRMSHTAAKLKPMNADLEIKPALLVHLVMASLPKEFETFVVNYNMQPETWDIEKVIAMCTQEEERIKASHGGSLNYVKEKKKGFPPNKASPSKPQGNGNGNGKAPVHYQHRHIPVDRETCVHCKEKGHYKKDCPVFLKTFMAKRGATVHVANSLQGFSSTITLPRNSRGIEVANGVQAEVEAVGDISLELTETGIVAQYSMPDEPQQNGVAERRNRTLMDMVVGSNLICTIFFHYTEAF